The genomic segment ataaagtttttcaaTTTGACAATATGGGGTATATTTGTGGAATTTTGAgggaaataatgaaatgaatccattttggaataaggctgtaacatcaaatgtttctggatgcactgtgtATACTTAATTTGATACTGCAAATatctttgttttgattatgGACAATTTAGATCCAATAACCATATGGAGCATGTTGAATGTGACCTTACACTCACTGTATCAGTTGTTGTTCTTAAGTAGAACAGCAGTTATCAATCAGTCAAATGTCAGACACACTGACATGGTTCGTTAAACTAAAAATTCTAAGAGGTCTTATTTAAAAGATATCTCTTCACAGGAATCGATGCTCATAGAAGTTCCACGCTTTGAGGCTGTTCCCACAGATATGACGCCAAACCTTCAAGATCGATTAAATGGTGTCACAGAAGTCCTGTCCCGGGTCTCCAAGCTCGTGTCTGAGGACCTAGAGAAAGCTGTGAGCACAGCTGTGGGTCAGGACAAAGATGGTAAGCAGCAGTTAGATTTTTCAGGAGATTATTCTGGACTCTGAGCTCTGTGTTCTCAGCGCTGTTATCCGTCTCCAGGTTCACCTCAGGATAAGAGGCCGATCCTAGCTGTGGTTCCCAGTCCGGCGGCTCCGTGCCACACTGGTGGGAAGGAGGGCCTCAGTGCTTGTAAGTCTTATCTAACATTTATGATGCTGTGTCTACTGTTATCATCAAGCAAGCGTGCGAACAAGGTTAAGAAATAAAGATCTATGTTTTTCGAGTGTGGTAAAGTTTTGTTGGTAGATCCTGCAGTAAATTAATGACTCCTTTCTTTGTCATTACAGACCGATgcactttgacctttgacccccgCACGGCCAATGGGCACCTGTTTTTGTCCCTGGAGAACCGGAGAGCGGAGCATCTGACGTCTGGGCCTCGCCCGGTTCCGGCCCACGAAGCCCGCTTCGATCACACCTGGCAGGTGCTTTGCTTTCAAGGCTTCACCCATGGACAGCATTACTGGGAGCTGGAGGTGTCCAAACCCTGGGCCTACCTCGGGGTAAAGAACTCTCTAATGTTGGTCCTGTCTATGTCTTTGTCCACCAAtttgtccagactgaaatatctctgCATGCATTTCACCCACATAATTTCCTCCACGTCTCATCAGGTAACTTACGAGACCATCCCCAGGAAGGAGAAGGGTAGGAGGTGCATGGTGGGTATGAATGAACTGTCGTGGAGCCTGCAGCTGGATGAGCATCAGCTTAGCGCCTGGCACAATGGCCGACGTGAGACAGTGTCCGGCCGCTCCCAGCACAGCCGCATCGGCATGCTGCTAGACTACGAGGCGGGGACTCTCACCTACTACGGAGACGGCCAGACCAGGCTCCATGctttccactgtgttttcacTCAGGAGCTGTTTCCTGCCTGCTGGATAGGAGAGGGGGTCAGCATCACCCTCTGCTCCACATGAGGGGACTCATAAAGAGAAGGAGCTCAGAGACGGATCAAACATAGGCAGTAACTGAGTCAACACAGACCCTTTTACATGTTTTGGTCTCTTGATGATCACTGCCTCAATACATTGTGTTAAGCAGAAGAATTGCGTGTGATTGGGTTCTCAACCTATAAATGCCTACTTGGCTTTTGCTGGTTCACACAATGACATAGCTAAAGAAATGGTTACAAACTGTACAGGGCCTTAGGGCTCTAGTGTGACATCACTAATTTATCTgggtttttgtttcctcttcataGTAGGTATGAAATAATCTCCAGTTTTAGACAAGTTCCCGCTTTCATCTCCACGTCAGATTATTGTACActacacaaaatgtatttcttgttttctaCTTCAAGGCAATACACAGCTAATGTGGAGACTGACACTAACTAAGCCCGACATGGGCCAAAGGATGCCAGTGCAAGTGCACTTCCTGTTTAAGTACAGTCCCTACCATAAAAGATGGcaggtgaaaacaaaatgctgtggGCTGTACATTACTACTTCAAATAGAGAACTGagaatatgttttctttttttttattattcatcttGGGATTTTAGCATGAATGCACAAACTGTGCCTGCCTGTACAGTCCTTAACCTGTCATGCTGTGTTGTGATAGAATCTGCTGTACTctacagatgtttttttaacaggCTTTCGGCCTGaagttttttccttttaaatcaCGAGCACTTCTAAAGCATAGTTGTGACCTTTGGAATGTTGAGGTACTCGAGGCTCAGGACATAGCGCATCATTCTTTGGGAAACTGCTGTGGATTTGCACAAGTTGACGACAAGTGCAGACAAGCACTACTGACTGAAGGAAGAGCACATTTCCAGGCTGCTCTGGTCTAACAATGTTCTGTTGAGTTTGCTAATGCACTGAGCTGTGGTCAAAGTGAAACACCTATCAAGCTGTGATACAGCAatactgtagaaagaaaaaaagacaaagaccgTTCTGTTCCACATGAATCAAGATCCATTTAATAAAATCCAATCCAATGCATACATGCATTAGTTGAGATCATGCTTTTTCTTACTTAGGccattttacattaattattcaataaattactttgaaataaatacagagcTTTATTAATATACACACAGCCATGACAGAGCAAACAGGAGCCCGATGCATAGCATTCTGAAAGTGCAAAGAATCAGCCACAGATGTGCCACAGATACAGTTTATAGATTACTGACCATAGAGGAAGGAAGAGCAGAAACTCAGATACTGAGCTGCTCAGATCAGATTGAAACACTGACCTCAAACTGAGAGTTAATGTCACAACACAGAAAGTAGAAACTTTGAGAAGATCTTGTTCTAATGTCTAAAATGTGAGGAAGGAGAAGGCGAGATGAAGCAGGCTGGTGGAGAGTCTG from the Anabas testudineus chromosome 19, fAnaTes1.2, whole genome shotgun sequence genome contains:
- the trim65 gene encoding tripartite motif-containing protein 65, with the translated sequence MESQNSNLICAICLERFRIPVTIPCGHTFCQKCITTYWDTKSKTDLSPGSQCPICSEKFDTRPILKRNVSLSVLTEAANTTGPSCRESLMRGGEGVRAMLLCDRHKKPLVYYCKQDKMAVCCECGISECASHEKVLLEAERENQEMLLERKNKELGKLIEETQKSINDLAENINQAKVTLQQTSTWVNVKFCTLMKILAEKQEATELFINEQKEAAISEAEARLAELEERSQKLRESQGQIAALHNLSDTELIKESMLIEVPRFEAVPTDMTPNLQDRLNGVTEVLSRVSKLVSEDLEKAVSTAVGQDKDGSPQDKRPILAVVPSPAAPCHTGGKEGLSAYRCTLTFDPRTANGHLFLSLENRRAEHLTSGPRPVPAHEARFDHTWQVLCFQGFTHGQHYWELEVSKPWAYLGVTYETIPRKEKGRRCMVGMNELSWSLQLDEHQLSAWHNGRRETVSGRSQHSRIGMLLDYEAGTLTYYGDGQTRLHAFHCVFTQELFPACWIGEGVSITLCST